TCGTATTTATCATTGTAGCCCACGTTCTTAAAGCCGGTCTCGCAGATGTAGAAGTTCCCATAGGTCCCGTGGAATATCTCCTCTACGAACTCCAGAAGGCCGATGGCGATCTTTGCCCGCCGGGGCCACGCTGGCGCGAACCACTGGTGGATAATTTGGTGGACGACTGAAGGCAGCAGCGActggaggaagggggggacatcCACTCCGTAGAGGGAGGTGTGGGGGATCTTCTCGGTGACATAGAGGTCCCCGCAGTGCCCCAGCAGTTTGGAGGTGTGCTCTTTCTCATGCAAGGAGAGCATGAGAAGAAACTCATTGAGCTGAAGTAGCGCCCAGATGGACTTGGCCTCTGCTAAAGACACTTTCCCATCCCGGTTCACATCTGCCATGGCGATGATCCGGCTCACCAGGGCTGCAAGAGAAGGCTGATCTCCCAGGTTGGACTGCGAACAGAACAAGAAGCGGCGTCAGACCCTTGCAGCTCTCTCTGTTCGGGCATCGTAGCGCAAAACCTGACCTGGGGAACCAAAGAACTGAGCTTGGGAGAGGGGGAAACAGCCACCACGCTCGAGCAAATTTGGTGCCTTGCCATAGCGCACCGATGGACGGATTCAGCTCCAGCAGAATTTTACCAGCCTCGGGGCTGCTCTAGACCCGATGGGAGCAAGGTTTTGCGAGCAAAGGCTGGGCAGCGCTGCCGTCCCGGGGCCCTGCACAGGGGTAGCTGCTGCAGCGGTGCCGGCGCTGTGAGGGCCACCCGTGGGCTCGTGAATAAGCTCTGCCCAGCACAGATGCCACCCACAGCTGCGGTACAGGGGCCTCCAGGGTTGCTGCTACTAAAATCTTGCAAATAAGGATTCCTGTGTGAGAACGGAGGTTTTTCTCAACTAGTCCAGTACTTGCTCTGCAGTAAGGGTAAggagccctgccctgcacccagcAGCTGATGGGAGAGCCTGGGCTGGAGGAGCTCTCGTTTAAGGGGAAGGAAAGACGCGTTTAGTCTTTCTGACTTGCAAGTGGCAGCCCATGCCCACAAGATCCCGGAGGGACCCTCCTCACTGACCTTCAGGAAGTTCAGGAGCATTTCTTTGAACTCATCCATCGACGTCCCTCGTGTCGGTTTGTCAAAGAGGACCACGTCCCTCCTGGGCACAGAGTCCGGGTGGCTGTCTGCCTTCAAGGCTTCTTCGATGCCGCATTTGATGATCACCTCCGTCTCCCTCCAGAGCCCACTGTAAACCTACAGCAAAGGAGAGGGGACACGGTGGAGACAGGAGGAAAACAACAGCAAGGGCAGAGAACTGGTTTCTGGTTCGGTTCGGTTCGGGACGGGTacgggggatggggggaggagCTGACGTGCAGGTGGATGGAGGAGGACATGGCCCGGGTTCGATGCTCGCGCCCATCCCCTGCCGCGCCGTGGTTTCTGCAGCGGGGATGGGACCTACCTGctgggtgggagaggaggagaggcagtgCTGGAAGAGGAGGCTGCGCTCCTCGCACAGGTCTTTGCAAGTGGAGCCAGAAATAATTCCTTTCTTGTACTGGTCAcactggggaggggaaggcagagagagaagctCAGCGGGGGCTGCTCCCTGGTCACCCGAAAAATTCCGACGGATCCAGGCTCAGTCCAACAGCTTGTGATCTGGGGCACCCCAAGCACATGAGTTGGGGGCTCcggtgctgctgccagccctgcgccCGTCACCTGCCATGCCCAAACTCCTCACCCCCCgttcctgcagcagggctggggccagcccTTTGGTTTTTCTATTTACCACGTGTACCTGACAGCATCGTCAATGCCAGCGCGTCCCCAGTGAGCCCGTTTCCTCTGAGTTCATGTGAGTCTCTTATACAAGAGAAAAACACCCCTTAGAAGAGGCACATCTGATTGCAAAGTCACGCAGGCTGTCTGGAGGCAAGAACGGTATCTCCAATTGCcaacaatttctttctttcctgggaTTTTGAGGTTCTCGAGCACAGAGGGGCTGCTCAGGGTCACCACCCCAATATCACTTTGGGTTTGGCAGCCCACGAGCTGCCGCCTGCCGCAGGGGATGCCGGCTGTGCCGGCACGGCATGTATGTGGCTTTGGGCGATGTCTGCATCTTGGCAGCCGTTTCAGCCAGTTCAGGGTttctgggagggaggagagcgCCTTGTGCTCAGACTTTCATCAGGGAGATGCAGTGCCAGTTGCTCAGAGTACAGCCCCTTCCGGGACCCCAAACTCCTCACTCTGTCTTCCAAAGAAATCCCAGCCCAAAATCCCTGCTCTAAGACCCAAAGATTTCTACTGGTCCTAGAGGAAGGACTTTAATGGGGAGACATAGGGAGAGAGGAGCGTGTAGGCACACATGGGGCTGAGCCCCAGCcaaacaggcagcagctgagggcAGAGCTCCTGGCTGCAGCCGGGGCCCTTTGGGGTGGCTCTGTGCCTTGGGCAAggtgggctgggctggcagagaCCCCCATGCTGTGGGAGGCACCGCAGGGGATTTGCACCCGGGTGCTCCAGCTGCAAGTCCAGGGGTTTAGGAGAGCTTCCAGGACTGGAGGAGAGGGAAGCATGGAGCTGGGTGAGGATGGGGACGCACGGGCTCAggctgctcagcagagcagcagcctctgctgtgaAATGGGCTGGTCCCAGTTCAGGAGgtggtggggacagggacaagCAGTGGCTCTGATCCGCAAGTGGGGCAGCTGGGTCGGGAGCTGGAGGCGTccctgggcaggaggctgcagctctgcagcgtCTCAGCGAGGGCACAACAGCCTCAGGGCTGGAAACaaacaggagctgcagaaatTCACTGcatcttttccctcttttctccccAACACGGTGGGAATTAACCCTTAGACCAGCTCACAGGTGACACGACCAGACACAGTGGCTTAAACCCTGAGCTCAGAGCAGGAATTAGCGCCCAAGACCCCGTGGTCAGAGTCATGCAGAAAATCAAATTAAACGATCGTCACTGTTGTTATGGCAATTCCTGCCTCCCTTCTCTGCTGAAGGATTGATGAACGAGGCGTTTTCAGCCAGAGCCTGGCATCCCCCTCCTCACTTGGGCCGGGCAGGCGACCTGCTCCCCTGCCATGGGACACAAACAGCAGTCCCGGGGGGCCACACTTGGTCACCGgccccagggatgctgtggggagCAGGCTGCACCCCACTGCAAACCCCAGGCAGGGGAAAAACACACCAAGCCAAGCTCCCGCAAGGGGTCTGCTCTTCGTGCTGGCTGATGCTTTCCTTAGGGCACATCAGCAGTTAGAGAGGTACCTGCAGCCTGGCTACTCCCCttttttctccagctctgcGGAGCTCAGGGAGGCTGGCGTGATGCTCTCCCTGCCCGCAGATCCTGCTCTGACAATGCAACTTCATCTCCACAGACGTTAATCTGCCCATGACTGCCTGGCCTGCCCTGCCCTACTTCCCTCTGACATCTCATTAAATTGTTTTGCCATCGCCCTGGAAGGATAAGGTCACCTCTCCCGCTCCGACGCCAGGGACGGTGCCAGGGAAGCAGCTGCCAGGAGGGCTCCTCCGCCCAGCTCTTGCGCAGGATGCTGCCCCAGCGCTGCCTGCCCGGCTGCAAAGCACCGCACAGCCCTTGGGGGGCTGGAAATGGGGCTCCCGCAGCCCTGCTCACCCCGATACCCCAAACCGGGACCAGCGTGGCTGCAGGGGCCGCTGGCCACCACTCACGATTATCATCCGGCAGACGTGGCCGCGGCAGAGCTCAGAGTAGGACGAGTAATGCATGTACGCCACCCAGCTGCCTACGAAGATGCCCAGCCACACCACCAGCAGGTATTTCACCTTGATGCCTGGGAGGCGactctggaaggaaaagaaaatgctggtgAAGGCCAAGGGCTCTGCATGGGTCGGCAGTGGCTGGACAAGGACGACTTCTTCTATACAAACCAACCTGAGCATTGGTGAAACCTTCagccttttttatatatattcacaAGTCTATTATGCAACTCCTGCTGCAAGTAGGTCACTTAAAATTCCCCAAAATCAGGGAGATTACAGAGCTGGGCTGTAAAGAGCTGGCTGCCAGGCATCCCCATGCCCAGGAGCCGCAGCCACGTACACCCGCTCTCCTACCAGTGCGACGGCAGAGCCCGCTGCCCTCTGCAACCCCGGGGTTCACTGTCAGGGCTGCAAGAGGCTTTACTCCTGCCTGGGGGGACCCTTCTCAGCAGAACCCCCACCTTGCAAAGCTCCATGGACACGGGAAGCTGCCGCCACCAGCTCCTGCGTGGGAGCGGGCGAGTAACAAACCTGGAAGCGCATGGATAATACTCCATGCAAACATCTCAGAGGCTTGCagcatgattttcttttcctggctttatttcttcccctctgcccctgtaacagcagcactgctgccatCTGGCCTCCCCGCAATATAGGTTGTTTACCTGACCCCTGTAACACAGCGCAGATCCCCAGCAGTTCCTAAGGGCAGGGAAATAATCCTTGCGTCAAACACTCCATTCCTACCGGTTTCACCACGAGAGACCTTGGCCAGCGGCCCCCTCCAAaccttcctctctccttgcaGTGCATCAGC
The Phalacrocorax aristotelis chromosome 17, bGulAri2.1, whole genome shotgun sequence genome window above contains:
- the DIPK1B gene encoding divergent protein kinase domain 1B codes for the protein MRRIRRLVHLVLFCPLSKGLQSRLPGIKVKYLLVVWLGIFVGSWVAYMHYSSYSELCRGHVCRMIICDQYKKGIISGSTCKDLCEERSLLFQHCLSSSPTQQVYSGLWRETEVIIKCGIEEALKADSHPDSVPRRDVVLFDKPTRGTSMDEFKEMLLNFLKSNLGDQPSLAALVSRIIAMADVNRDGKVSLAEAKSIWALLQLNEFLLMLSLHEKEHTSKLLGHCGDLYVTEKIPHTSLYGVDVPPFLQSLLPSVVHQIIHQWFAPAWPRRAKIAIGLLEFVEEIFHGTYGNFYICETGFKNVGYNDKYDFKMVNLRKVATEMTIRGFLKGRHCEQNVDCTYGKDCMATCDKLMKQCKSDMVQPNLAKVCGLLQDYLLYRAPPELKEELQKQLRTCMTLSGLASQMEVHHSLVLNNLKTLLWKKISNTKYS